In Deltaproteobacteria bacterium, the genomic window TTCGACGGGAACGCCGCCCGCGAGGAAGCCGGCTCCCTGGCGGCCCAGGGATACGACACCCACATCCGCCCGGCCGGCGCCTTCAGCACCCTGGGCTGGTTCGACGACCCGCTGCTCGGGCGTCTGCTCAAGCTCGACCGGGTGAGCTTGGCGGACGTGGTGCTGCACGAACTGCTGCACAACACCCTGTTCGTGCCCGGCTCGGTCGCCTTCAACGAGAGCCTCGCCAACTTCGTCGGCAAACGCGGCGCCATCGAGTTCTTCACGCGGCGCTTCGGCCCGGAGAGCCCCGGCGCCAGGGCCGCGCGCCGGGATTGGCGGGAAGAGATCGAGTTCTCCGGCGCCATGATGGAACTGACACGGTGCCTGCGGGCACTGTACGCCGAGCCGGTACCCGACGCCGAGAAACTGCGGCGACGCGAGCAGGTGTTCGCCGAAAGCCGGCGGCAGTGGGCTGAAGCGGTGACGGGGACACCACGACACCGCTATGCCTCATTCAGCCGGGCCAGGCTGAACAACGCCGTGATCCTGCAGAGCCTGCTTTACGTCACCGACCTGGCCCGGTTCGAGGAACTCTACCGGCGGGAAGGCAAGGACCTGCCCCGCGCCATCGAGGCCGTGCGCGCCGCCGCCCCGGACGCCGAAGACCCGTTCGACACGCTGCCGGGACTGAACCCCGCTGGAACCAACGGCAATGTTGCCGGCAGCGCCGCAACCCGCTCCTACGAGCTGTGCGAGAGGCCGTGAACAAGCTGCTCGCCATCATCCGCGAGCGCTGCCCCCGCTGCGCCACGGGTCCCATCTTCGCGCGCCTCTTCAAGATGAACCGCCGCTGTCCCGTCTGCGGCCTTGAGTTCGAGCGCGAGCAGGGTTACTTTGTCGGCGCCATGTACTTCAGCTACGCATTGGCGGTCGCCGCCGTCCTCCCCATCATCGTCGCCATGCTGCTCCTCGGCTTCACCGCCGCCTCCATCTACATCGTCTCATGCCTGTTTCTGGTCGTGGTGTCCCCGTTCCTGTTCCGCTACTCGCGAGTGCTGTGGATCTATCTCGACCAGGTAATCGATCCGAGGTAGAGGGTGCAACAAGAGCTGAAATTCGCCGCCGACAAGATGCTCGGGCGGCTGGCCAAGTGGCTGCGCATTATCGGGCAGGACGTCATCTACGGCCAGCACCTGTCCGGCCGGGGGCTTGTGCGCACCGCTACCCAGGAACGCCGGATCATGCTGACCCGCGACCGCAGGATATCCCGGCATAACCCGGACCGTACCGTCTTCATCCGGGACGACCACTTCCGGGCGCAGTTGAAGCAGGTGGTGGACGACTGCGGTCTCGACCCCTTTGCGGGGCTCCTGACCCGGTGTGTCGAGTGTAACGAGTCGCTTCAACCCATCACCAAGGACCAGGTCCGGGACACCGTGCCCCCTTACGTCTTCGAAACCCAGGACATCTTTTCGGTGTGTCCCGGCTGCCGGAGGGTCTTCTGGCCCGCCACTCATCAACAGCACATGATGGACGAGCTCAAGCGCCTGGGATTCGTGCCGCCTGGAAATTGAGCAGGCCCTGTGTTAAATTTCTGCCAGTCGTTCCCGGGTAGCTCAGTCGGTAGAGCAGGTGGCTGTTAACCACTTTGTCGGGGGTTCGAGTCCCTCCCCGGGAGCCAACTCCAAACGCCAACCGGCCCCCCACTTCGCGTGAAACATATGGCGGAAACAACGGTATTCGGTCCCGGCGGCTATCGGTTCGTGCGCGGGCGGTTCCAGTACTCGGGAGGCGTCTCGGCGGAGCCGGGATTCGTCATCGAACGCGCTCGGTTCGCGCGTCCCGTGCCGCTTGACGAGGGGTTCCGCCGGATCGAGGCATACCTGCACGCTCTCGGACGGCCGTCCACCGCGCTCTGCGCGTGTGAACTGCGTTCACCCGGCCAGTTCACCGAAGAAGGCTTCGTTGCCTTCAACCGGGTCTATGTGGGCACGCTCGAGCGCTGGGGAATCTTCAAGGACGAGGAGAATCCCGTCGCGCGCTCAAACGTATGTCCGGAGGTCGATCCTCCAAGCGAACCCAGCTTCCATGCGTTCTCGTACACCATGCCGGCCGAGCCGAGCCATGCGGCGGGAGTGAAGAGCTTCGTCATAGCGGGCTCCGGCGAAGCTCCCGAAGGACCGGGAGGCTATCGGGAACGGATCATCCGTCTCGGAGACACTTCGCCCGATGCCATGCGGGAGAAGGCGCAATTCGTCCTCGGAGCGCTGGAGAGCCGGATGGCGGCGCTGGGCCTGACCTGGGCGGACGCCACCACGAGCCAAGTCTACGCGATACATGATTTCCATGGCCTGCTCGCCGACGAGATCGTCCGCCGGGGCGCGGCGCCGGACGGTGTCACATGGACCTACGCCCTGCCGCCGGTCGAAGGCCTGGCTTTCGAAATGGACGTCCGCAGCGTGCCGGTGGAGCGGGTAATCGGCTGAATCCAAGGCCTGACGGCCCGGGGGTAGTCCGATAGATCGGGCGTACTTTCCAGTTGGCGCAAGACCCCGAAGGGAGAACCCCTCGGGGTCTTGTCGTTTGTGGCGTTGTGGAACCGGTTTTGTTTCAGGACGGATCGGGCCAAACAAAGTCCGGCCGAAGCCCTTCGTAGACCGGGCGGCCGTCATCCGGCCGCGGGACACCGGTGGCCGGATCGTAGAAGGCGTGATAGGTCGCCGGCATGCTGTCCGAGTCAAAGCCCATCAGGTTCGGCGCGACCGCACGAATGCGCCCCATCTTGTCATCGAGCATGATGGGTGCTCCGCAGTTCGCGCAGGTGCACAGTTCCAAAGGACCATCCGGGTTTTGATCGTTGAACGGCTGGCGGTTCAAGCCCTCAAGGTTGTCGACAGAGAGATCACCGTGAGCGAAAAACGCGACATGGGTCGTGGGTTGTCCCGTAACGCGCTTGCACACGGAGCAGTGACAAGTATGGACGTCAATCGGATCGTTGTCCGAATGAGTCTTTATGCAGTCGCACCCTCCAGAATAAGCCATATCCTCCTCCTTTGTTTGAGCCCGACAGTCTCGCCCGCGACAACCCCCATTGCCGCGGGCATGCCTTAAGTTTCGCCCACGACAACCCCCATTGCCGTGGGCATCCTCAATTTGCGGCGCATACTATCCCAGGCGGCGTTCCCAACGCAATCAGACAGTTGTGGGTGGCGGATTGTGAGATTGACCAGAGTGGAACTACGTGAACGGGGCGTTCTGCCACACGCGCCCCACGGGTAACCGGTTCAACGGCCCCGAAGCCTGCTTCCATCCTGCTGGAGAAGATCAGGCTCGATAGGGAGAAGGCCGGCAGAGGCGTTCCAACCGCCAGAAGAAAGAGGAAGGCAACGCCTGTGGAATGAACACCGTCCTCACCGTGCCGTAAACTCGGGCTAAAGTTCTGCCCAACCGAGCCGGTTATCCCTTGAGACGGGACGCTTGGGTTGGCGTTCCTGGATGTCATGTTCGGGATGGCGGACGGATGGCTCACGAGGTCGATCACCCCCACGACCGGTTGTTTCGCGCGGTGTTCTCCGATGCGGCGGAAGCCGGCGGGCTGTTGCAGAGCGTGCTGCCGGCGGAGGTTCGCGAACGAATCGACTGGGGCAGTCTGAGCTTGCAAGAGGGTACGTTTCTGGACGACGCCCTGCGCGAGAGCGAGTCGGACCTCTTGTACGAGGCGGGGCTTTCCGGCGGCGGGCGCGTATGTGTCTATCTGCTGTTTGAGTACTAGTCGCAGCCGGACAAGTGGATGCGGTTCCGGTTGCTCAAGTACTGCTGCCGGATCTGGGATGCGGCTTTGCGGGCGGAGCCCGGGCAGTCGGAGTTGCGCCCGATCGTGCCGGTGGTCTTCTATCAGGGTAGTCGCGGTTGGCGGCACTCGACCGAGTTCGCGGAGTTGTTCCCCGAGGCGGTGCGGAGATGGCGGTGGGTGCCGCGGTTTGAGCATGTGCTGGTGGACCAGACGGGTGTGGGTCCCGACGAGGTGGAGGGAGGGTTGAGGCGCATTGCGCAGTTGTTGATGATGGCTGCGTATGGGCGGCATGCGGGCGCCGCGATGGAGGGGGCGGCGCGGTTGCTGGCGTCGCTGTCGTCCGGTGGCGGGGTGAATTATCTTCGTCTATTCTTGGTCTACGTGATGGCGACGCAGGATGAAGCGGCGGCACAGGAGGGGCGAGACCGCTAGCTCCCCATCATTTGTTGACAAAACGCACACATTAGATGATGATTGGTTTTGTGGAGCCTCGCTTTGACTGGAACCTGGAGAAAAACCAGCAACTCATTGAGCAACGGGGTATCTCATTCGAGCGCGTCGTTTCCGCGATCGAGCAGGGCGGTGTGGTGGAGGTCTTGGATCATCCCAATCAGGAGCGGTACCGAGGGCAGATGATCTATGTTGTGGACATCGACGGTTACCTGCATCTTGTGCCCTTCGTAATGTCCGCGGACGGGTCAAGGTTTTTGAAGACGATCATCCCGAGCCGGAAGGCGACGCGGGATCACAAGAGGGGGCGATCGTGAAGCACGGACTGGACGCTGAAGAGCGGGAGATCCTGGAGCATTTCGAGCGCGGCGAGGTGACGACCGCTCCAGGCGCTGAGCGTGAGATGAAGGCGGCACGTCAAGCGGCTCGCAATACCTTCAACAAGACTCGCAGAGTCAACCTGCGGGTTACCGAACGCGACTTCAACCTTGCGCATGCGCGTGCACGTGAGGAAGGTATCCCGTACCAGACGCTGTTGTCGAGCGTCATTCACAAGTACCTTTCAGGACGGCTGACCGAGAACAGATAACGAGCATCCTCTCGCCACAGGATCGAGCAGGAAGCCGGTGGCGCGTCGACGCCAGCACCAGCCTTCCTCCAGGATGGACTACCCCGCAACAGTCCTCGTCACCGGCGCCACCGGCTACATCGGCGGTCGGTTGACCCCCCGTCTGCTCGCCGAGGGCCATCGCGTCCGTGTCCTCGCCCGTAGCGCGGCGAGGGTGCGCTCGCGTTCCTGGGCCGACCGGGTCGAGATCGTCGAGGGCGACGCGCTGGACCGCGATACGCTGGCGCGGGCGCTTGCCGGGGTCGACTGCGCCTACTACCTGATCCACAGCATGGGCAGCGGCGCGGGGTTCCACGCGCTCGACGTGGACGCGGCGCGGCTCTTCGGGCAGGTGGCCCGGGAAGCCGGCGTTCGCCACATCGTCTACCTGGGCGGGCTGGGGGACCCGAGGGCCGACCTGTCGCAACACCTGCGTTCCAGGCAGGAGACGGGGCGGGCGCTCCGGGAGGGCGGGGTGCCGGTGACGGAGTTCCGGGCGGCGGTCATAGTCGGGTCGGGCAGCATCTCGTTCGAGATGATCCGTTACCTGGTGGAGCGGCTGCCGGTGATGGTCTGTCCCCGGTGGGTCTACTCGCGCGTTCAGCCCATCGCGGTGAACGACGTGCTGGACTATCTCGTGGCGGCCCTGAGCAACGTGGCCTGCGCCGGCAA contains:
- a CDS encoding aminopeptidase, with the protein product MWPRTADDMAATFTRLVGACLLLFLCGCSPGYYIRAAYEEGRILWRRTPITTVLAEDGVTPEVRRKLEMVLELRDFAATDLRLNVGGSYASYSQVDRPVLLHVLSAVPKTSFEPYTWWFPFVGRMPYKGFFDGNAAREEAGSLAAQGYDTHIRPAGAFSTLGWFDDPLLGRLLKLDRVSLADVVLHELLHNTLFVPGSVAFNESLANFVGKRGAIEFFTRRFGPESPGARAARRDWREEIEFSGAMMELTRCLRALYAEPVPDAEKLRRREQVFAESRRQWAEAVTGTPRHRYASFSRARLNNAVILQSLLYVTDLARFEELYRREGKDLPRAIEAVRAAAPDAEDPFDTLPGLNPAGTNGNVAGSAATRSYELCERP
- a CDS encoding DUF983 domain-containing protein, producing the protein MNKLLAIIRERCPRCATGPIFARLFKMNRRCPVCGLEFEREQGYFVGAMYFSYALAVAAVLPIIVAMLLLGFTAASIYIVSCLFLVVVSPFLFRYSRVLWIYLDQVIDPR
- a CDS encoding Mut7-C RNAse domain-containing protein, which codes for MQQELKFAADKMLGRLAKWLRIIGQDVIYGQHLSGRGLVRTATQERRIMLTRDRRISRHNPDRTVFIRDDHFRAQLKQVVDDCGLDPFAGLLTRCVECNESLQPITKDQVRDTVPPYVFETQDIFSVCPGCRRVFWPATHQQHMMDELKRLGFVPPGN
- a CDS encoding GFA family protein → MAYSGGCDCIKTHSDNDPIDVHTCHCSVCKRVTGQPTTHVAFFAHGDLSVDNLEGLNRQPFNDQNPDGPLELCTCANCGAPIMLDDKMGRIRAVAPNLMGFDSDSMPATYHAFYDPATGVPRPDDGRPVYEGLRPDFVWPDPS
- a CDS encoding BrnT family toxin: MMIGFVEPRFDWNLEKNQQLIEQRGISFERVVSAIEQGGVVEVLDHPNQERYRGQMIYVVDIDGYLHLVPFVMSADGSRFLKTIIPSRKATRDHKRGRS
- a CDS encoding antitoxin, which produces MKHGLDAEEREILEHFERGEVTTAPGAEREMKAARQAARNTFNKTRRVNLRVTERDFNLAHARAREEGIPYQTLLSSVIHKYLSGRLTENR